Below is a genomic region from Spirochaetota bacterium.
AGAATGATACAAGTTTTTTTCATGTCCACTTCCTCCTGGTGATTGTTTTATCAGGTATAATACTATTAATTTGAATCATGTCAATACTAATATTATAAAACTTACATGTAACAAGAATAATGGTGGATATACATATTATTCTAACAGTTTCCTGAAAAACTCCTTCCTTGGAGTTTTTCAGGGTCGGTTTTACGAAGTGAATTCGTAAAACCTCACATTTTTCTCAGCTAATGCCTCGAAAAATGGCGATACATCCATGTATCGTTTAGCAGTTCGCTGTTTTTCAGCAAACTGCTAATTTATACTCATACCCGGGTGGAGTTGCCGGGGGAGGGACGAATTCCGCCCATTTTCTGGTAGACAAAAAAAGTGATATTTTACATTTCGTAAAAGATACCTGTACTTCTATTATATGGGGAGTGATCCTATGGATTATGCCGAAATCGAAAAGCTCACCGAAAAGGTGAAGGCCGAAAATGACTTTGTGGCCAAAATAAAGGAAGAGATCGCCAGGGTCATCGTGGGGCAGGAAGCCCTGGTGGACCGGATCCTGATTTCCTATATATCCGGGGGCCACGTCCTTCTCGAGGGCCTGCCGGGCCTGGCCAAGACCCTGGCCATCCGCGCCTTTTCCCGCTCCATTGACACGTCGTTCCAGCGCGTGCAGTTCACGCCGGACCTTCTTCCGGCGGACCTCATCGGCACGCGCATCTACAATCCGAAGGAGATGGACTTCTTCACCAAGAAGGGCCCGATCTTCACAAACCTTCTCCTGGCTGACGAGATCAACCGCGCCCCGGCCAAGGTGCAGTCGGCCCTCCTCCAGGCCATGGAGGAAAAACAGGTGACCATCGGCGAGGAGACCTATACCCTGGAGAAGCCCTTCATGGTCCTGGCCACGGAGAACCCCATCGAGCAGGAGGGGACCTATCCCCTTCCGGAGGCGCAGCTGGACCGCTTCTTTATGAAGGTGCTGGTGGACTATCCCACGCACCAGGAGGAGAAGGAGATCCTGAACCGCTTCAGCGATATTAAAGTGGACAATGTCAAGAAGGTCCTGGCGCCGGAGAAGATCGCGAAGAAGGCCGAGATCATAGAAAAGATATACATCGACGACAAGCTCATCGATTACATCGTCACCATCGTGGGCGAGACGCGGAAGCCGTCGCGGAAGGAGCTCAAGAAATACATCGAGTTCGGGGCCAGCCCCCGGGCCTCCATCGCCCTGATGAAGGCGTCCCGGTGCATTGCCTTTATCCGCGGCCGCGGCTTCGTCACGCCGGACGACATCAAGGAGATCGGCGCGGACGTGCTGCGCCACCGCATCATCCTCTCCTACGAGGCCGAGGCCGACGGCAAGAGCGCCGACGACGTGGTGAAACTGCTCTTTGATTCCGTGGAGGTCCCCTAGGTGGAAGCGCAGGAGCTCTCGCTTTTAAAGAAGATACGGCTCCAGCCCGGGAAGAAGATCAACACCCTGTTCATGGGGGAGTACCACTCCGCCTTCAAGGGCCACGGGCTGTCCTTCGATTCTGTCCGGGAATACCAGTACGGCGACGACATCCGGAGCATCGACTGGAACGTGTCGGCGCGCATGCGCAACCTCTACGTGAAGCAGTATATCGAGGAGCGCGAGCTCTCGGTGGTGCTGATGATCGACATGTCCGGCTCCACCGAGTTCGGCGGGGGGCCGCGCAAGCGCGACCTGATTCTCGAAGTGGCGTCCCTCTTCCTGAACCTGGCCCAGATCAACAACGACCGGGTGAGCGCCTGCCTCTTTACCGACCGCATCGAGCGCTATATCAAGCCGAAGAAGGGGCGCAAGTTCATCCTCAAGGTCCTCGACGAGATATTGAAGTGCCGGCCCCGGAGCCGCAGGACCGACATCGGCGGGGCCATCGACTTCATCCAGCGCGTTCTTAAAAAACGGAGCATCATCTTCATCATATCCGATTTCCTTGACCGGGACGAGAGCTTTATCCTGAAGATGAAGCTCCTGGGGCGGAAGCACGATATCATCCCCGTGCAGGTTTCCGATCCCATGGAGAAGGATATCCGCTTCTTCGGCCTCACCGAGTTCGTCGACCTGGAGACCGGCAAGGTATTCCTCTCCGACGCCATCCCCGAAAAGGGAAGGTTCCCGGTCCTGGCCGAGTTCAACGCCATATCATTGAGTACGGCTGAGCCGATCGAGATCCCCATCCTGAGGTTTTTCGAGAAGCGCAATCGCACCAGGCTGACGAGGGCGTGACGCCATGAAGATGAAGCTCCTTGCAATTATGATGCTGGCGGCCATCACGGGCCTGGCCGGCGAAGTAAACGCCCCGAAGATCAGGGCCACGGTCACGCCGGAAAAGGCCACGGTCGGGACGATCCTTGTCTACAAGGTGACCATCGCCGGAAAGGACCTTGGCGGCATAACCATCGTTCCGCCGGAAAAGCGAGAGGTGTTCCCTGAGAAAAAGAAAGCCCAGGCGATCCCCAAAAAAGAAGGCGAAGAAGAGGCCGAGGAAGACCCGGCCCAGTACGTGCCCCTCTATGTCATCCATTCCATAAAGAAAGACGACCGGTCAGACAAGGCCATGACCGATATCACGGTGACGATGCAGATATCCTTTTACCGGCCCGGCGCCTGGCAGCTGCCGGACGTCGAGATCAAGGGCTCCGACGGCATCGCCATCGGGTACAAGACCCCCTCCGTGACGATTGGCGCGGTCAATGAAAAGGGAGAGTTCGAGGAAGTCGAGCCGCCCCTGGCCCTGGGCGGCAACTGGTGGCGCCTGGTGATCCTCATCCTGGTTCTGGCGGTCCTCGGAGTCGTCGGCTTTTTCGCGTGGCGGCACATCAGGAAGCGCATCGAGGAGCGGCGGACCGCCCCGGTCATTGTGCCTCCCATCGATATCTTCCTGAAAGAGATCGAGCAGTTCAACGGCGACAGGCTCATCGAGGACGGCAGGATCGAGGATTTCGTGTTCGGCATATCCATGATCTTCAGGAAGTACCTGTCGCTTCAGTTCCATTTCGACGCCGCTGAAATGACCACCTATGAAATAGAAAAGAAGATAAAGAAGGTCTTCCCGAGGAATATCCATGACGCCCATGCCGCCCAGATCATGGACGGCTTCAACCTCTGGGACCTTTCCAAGTTTGCGGAGTTCACGCCCTCGCCGGAGCATCTCCGCGCGAGCCTTGGGAAAACCGTTGATGTGGCGAAGAAGATTTCAGGAGCGATGAGCGGTGACACAACTCGAGTTTAAAAATCCCATGCTCCTGCTCCTGCTGATCCCGTGGGCGCTCATGCTCTTCTGGTTCCTCTTCCGGAAGCTCTATAACCGCGAGGCCGCGGTGGCCATTTCCTCCGAAGAGGTGGTGCGCGCCCGGCAGTCGATTCGCGCCCGGACCTACCGGTTCCTCCCGGCCCTGCGGTTCGCGGCGCTCCTTCTTCTCATCCTCGCCCTGTCGAGGCCCGGCAAGGGGGTGCACTACTCCAGCGTCAAGAACCTTGGCGTCGACATCATGATAACCATGGACGTGTCCCTCTCGATGCTCGCCGAGGATTTCCAGCCCAAGAACCGCCTGACGGTGTCCAAGCAGGTCATCAAGGATTTCGTGGCGCGGCGTAAGACCGACCGCATCGGCATGGTGGTCTTCGCCGGCGAGGCGTATCTGCAATGCCCCCTCACCCTCGAGCACCAGATGATCCAGGACATCGCGGGGGAGGTGGATTTCGAATCGGTCCACGTCGACGGCACGGCCATCGGCGACGCCATCGCCCTGGCCACGGCCCGCATGATGGACAGCAAGGCGAAGAGCCGGGTCATTCTCCTGGTGACCGACGGCATGAACAACAGGGGGAGCATCGATCCGGAAACGGCGGCGAAGGCCGCCGCGGAGATGGGGATCAAGATCTACCCGGTGGGGATCGGGAAGAAAGGCGAAACGGTACCCTATCCCTCGGGCATACCGATGATGAAGCAGCAGATCATGGTCGATATCGACGAGGATTCGCTCAAGAACATCGCGGAAATAACGGGCGGGAAATACTTTAACGCCACCTCCAGCGGCGTTATGTGGCAAAACTTCAAGGACATCGACCGCCTCGAAAAGAGCCAGGTCGAGCTGAAACAGTACCATGAATTCTACGACCGGTTCCAGTGGCTCCTCTTCGCCGCCGCTGCCCTCTTTCTCGCCGAGATCATTCTAAGATCGGTCGTGTACAGGAAGGTGCCCTAGACCCCTTGATGCCCCCCTGACCCCCGAAGGGGGGAAAATTATTAGCTATTGAGATAGATGGGGATATACATAAAGAAAGAAAGGATTATGACAAATATCGGGATGATTTCATGCTGAGCCTCGGAATTAAAACATTGAGGTTTAATAATAATGAGATCATACAAAACATTGAACATGTCATTGATACTATTAATGATGAATTATTAAAGCATCGTTAGTGAACCGTGCCCCCTACGGGGGACAGGGGGGCGTAACAATTTAGTGATGGTGGATTCCTGATGCATTTTGGCAACTACCCATATCTTATATACATTATCTCCATCTCCGCCGTGGCGCTGGGACTCTTCGCCTTCTACATCGCGTGGAAGCGGCGGGCCGTGCGGATCATGAGCCGCGGCGTGGCGCGCCGTTACCTGATACGGGGCTCCGGGAGGATCGCCGTCGCCAGGGAGGCGCTGGTCGCCCTGGCTATCATCCTCTTCGCCTTCGTAACGCTCCGGCCACAGTGGGGCGAGCTGGTCCGCGAGGTGAACAACGAGGGCTCCGACGTGCTCATCGCCCTGGACGTGAGCCCCAGCATGCTCGCCCAGGACGTGAATCCGAGCAGGCTCCAGCGCGCCCGGGACGCCGTGCGGTTCATCGTGGAGTCGCTCCAGGGGGACCGCGTGGGCCTGATCCTCTTCTCCGGCGACGCCTTTCTCCAGTGCCCCCTGACGAACGATTACGGCGCCTTCATGATGTTCCTTGACGCCGCGTCCCCGGATTCGATCAACCTGAAGGGAACGGACATCGGCATGGCCCTCAAGCAGGCGTACCGCGTGTTCACGACCAAGCGCATCACGTCGCGGATACTGGTGCTTATAACCGACGGCGAGGACCACGAGGGGACCGCCGAGGAAGCGGCGAGGCTCTTCCGCGACATGGACGTGGCGATCTACACGGTCGGGATAGGCCGCAGCGGCGGCGAGGTGATCCCCACGCCGGGAAGCGAAACCTCCCCTGACAGCTATTACCGCGACGGCAGCGGCAGCCTGGTTAAGACGAAAAAGGACGTCTCCTTCCTGAAGCGCATCGCCGGTCTCACCCGCGGCTCTTACATCGATATATCGGACAGCTTTTCCGGCCTCAGGTTCATTAATGAGATCATTACCGACCAGCACAGGAACAAGTACGGTTCGCGCATCATCAAGGAGCCCCGCGAGCAGTACCAGGTTTTCGCCTTCATCCTTATCATAATCCTTTCAATCGAGCTGATGCTGCCGGAACGGAGAAGCACCGGACGGGCTGGATTCGAAGGATTCCGGGAATTCGCGAAAACCGCGCTGGGAGCGGTCAGGCGCCTGTTGCGCCGCCGGTAACAATTGTTGCAATGGGCATTCTAATAGTAATTGTTATGGATTCATTCGTATGAGATATATGAAATCATCGCGCATATTTCTTCTAATTGCCCTGGCTTGTATTTCCATAGCCTGGCTCGATCCCTACCGCGACGCCGTTTCCAGCGGCAACGAGGAGTACGGGCAAAAGAAGTACAACAATGCCAAGCGCTATTACGAAAAGGCGGAACAGTACGCCCCGGGCGAGGATGAAAAGAAGAAGCTCTCCTTCAATACGGGCGACGCCGATTACATGCTGGAGGATTATGACGGCGCCATCTCCGGGTTCCAGCGGGCGATTCAGTCCGACGACCGCGACGTTCAGAAAAAGGCCTTCCTCAATACCGGCAACGCTTACCTGAAGCAGAAGAACTACCGTGAGGCCATCCAGGCCTACATGAACGCCCTGAAGATCGATCCCAATTATGGAAAAGCGAAGAAGAACATAGAGTATGTGCTGAAGCAGATGGATAACAAGAACAAGCAGGATAAGAATAAGGACAACAAGGACAATAAAGATAACAGGAACAAGGACCGGCAGAATAAAGACAAGCCGGGACAGGACAAGAAAAACCAGAACAATGAGAAAAACAGGCAGCAGCAGAAGAGGGACCGCCAGGGCGGCGGCCAGATGAACCGCGAGCAGGTACAGAATATTCTCCGCTCCCTGGAGAAGAGCCCTGTCCGCCGGCAAAAAGGTGGCAGCAATGATGAAAAAAGGAAGCTTGAGAAATACTGGTAGGATAGTGCTCTGCGCGGCGCTGGCCCTGTTTGCGGCCACCGGCCTGCGCGCGGCACAGCTGGCAACCGAAATAGACGAGCCCACCGTTGAAGTGGGCGACTCCACAACCCTCAAGGTCAGGCTGAGCGGCGACGCCGGCGACGTAAAGCCGCTGAAGTATCCCTCGGTTCCGGGTCTCAGGATAGAATACTCCGGCATGGAGAGGAGCTTTGAATACATAAACGGCAAGTCCTGGTCCGGCGTGAAGCTCGTTTTCATGGTCACCGCGTTACGGAAGGGACACTACCGGATACCGCCCTTCGTGTTCCAGCGCGGCGGCCAGAGGATGGAGTCCCGGGAGGTGTCCCTCACCGTCGTGGCAGGCGGTTCAGCAGCGGCCGAAAGCGGGGAGGAATCCTCCGCCGCCGGCGACATCAGGTCTTCCGTGGAGCTCTCATCTGGCTCGGCCTATGTGGGCCAGCCCATCATCATGCGCTATTACATCATGACCTCCGGCATCCGCGCCACGGTGCACCGATTCAACGAGCATCCCGAGACCAGGGGGTTCGCCATTAAAATGATCGACGATCCGGCCCATGACCGGGAGGGAGGCCAAGAAGGCGGCTACGAGAAGGACCACCTGGTGACCTTCGCGCTGATCCCGGCAGGCTCCGGCGCCTATCGCGTCGGCGGCGGGTCGGCCACCGTTTCCGTGGAGGCGCCGATGCGTATCCGCCGCAACGATTTCTTCGGGTTCAATTTCCCCGGCATGTCCCGGCCCCAGGAGCTCCCCTTTGACACAAAGCCGGTCGCCGTCATGGCGCTGCCGGCCCAGGGAAAGCCTGAGAAATTCCAGGGAGATATCGGCAGCTTTTCCATAAAGGCCGAGTACGCGCCGGATACGATAAAGGTGTACGAGGAAAAGAAGGTGACCGTCACCATTGAAGGGAACGGCAACCTGGTCACCATGACGAAGCCCTTCATGGAAAAGGAAATCCCGGGTCTCAAGGTCCTCATCGAGGATGGGGAGAGCGCGATAAAGCTCGATGGCGCCAGGCTCCGGGGCAGCAAAAAGTTCGTCTTCACGCTGGTCCCGGAGAAGGGAGGTGATTTCAACGCCGGACGCATCAAGTTCTCCTTCTTCAACCCCGACGGGGGAAGATACGAGACCGTGGAAACGAAGGAGATTTCCTTCACCGCGAAGGGTGAGGGTATCAAATCAGGGGCCCGCTATGATACAGACACTGAAGACAAGAAGCTCGACCTCAATCCCCTCTATTTCGTCCTCATCGTGCTGGCCGTGGCAGGAACGATCGTCTTTGTTGTGTTCTGGGAGAGAAAGCGCTACCGCCTCGTCGCCCATGGAGCTGACCAGGGCAGGGAAGAGGACACGAAGCAGGATGCCGCCCCAGACGTAGATCATGCGGCCGAGGCCCTCAACGCTGCGGAGCGGGGCGACAGCGAGGGATTCCTCAAGGCAGCGGAAAAGGCCCTGGATCAGGCCCGCAGGGGATTTGCCGGCCCCATCCCCGGTGAAACGGAAAGCGCCATGGATCGCATCAAGGAAGAAATATACGGGTACAAGTTCGGCCGCGGCTCCATCGCCGTTGAAGACATGAAGCGGATTATTGAAGAGATCCGGAAATTGAAAAATGCATAGAGTTCAATAATTGATTTAAAGCCTCCTCCCGTCAAGGGAGGGTGATACTGCAAGCAATCGCCACTCTACTCACACCCTGCCCTTCGCCTCCTGCCAGAGACGTTCCATCTCGTCTATGGTCATATCCTCCAGGTTCTTTTCCATTTCGGCTGCGCGCTTTTCGATATGCCGGAAGCGCCTGATGAATTTCGCAGTGGTCTTCTCAAGGGCCTCCTCCGGGTTGATGTGCATGAAGCGCAGGAGGTTGGCCATGCTGAAGAGGATGTCCCCGGCCTCGTCGGTGATTCTATCCTTGTCGGATGAGGCTATGGCGGCCTTAAGCTCGCCCACTTCCTCGTCAAGCTTGGCGGCCACGTCCTCGATGCGCTCCCAGTCGAACCCGACGCGGGAGACCTTCTGCTGGACGCGATGCGCCTTGAGGAGCGCCGGCAGGTGCTTCGGCACGCCGTCAAGGATCGATTCGCGGTGGGGCTTTTCCTTCTTTTTGATCTGCTCCCACCGGTCAGCCACGTGGTCCGCGTCCCGCACGCTGGCGTCGCCGAATACGTGGGGGTGCCGCAGTATGATCTTGTCGATGATGGACTGCGCCACGTCGTCAATGGTGAACCGGTTCTGTTCCCTCGCTATCTCCGCGTGGAGGTATATCTGGAGAAGGATGTCTCCCAGCTCCTCGCGGATGTGGGCCGGGTCGCCGCTCTCGATGGCGTCCAGTGCCTCGTAGGCCTCCTCGATAAGGTAGGGCCGCAGCGACTGGTGGGTCTGCTTCTTGTCCCAGGGACATCCGTTCTCTCCCCTCAGGGCGGCGATGATCTCCGCGAATTGATAGAGCGGCCGTTTTTCCTTGAATTCCATGATCTGATATGTGTCAGGTTGTCTCCTTAAAGGATAGACCCTCCCCCTTGATGGGGGAGGGCAGGGTGGGGGTGAATGATATGTCTATCACCCTCCCCTTGCCCCTCCCATCAAGGGAGTGGGATACAGATTCAATACGTCAACGTTTTTTTGTAATGATTAGTTATCCGTACCATGTCGTTCCAATTCAGTTAAATCTTGACAGTAACGTCGGGGTTCACTATCATTACATTTAAATATGCGAGATTAAAGGGAAAGCATCATGCAACGGGAAATTGTTTACGACACTCTTGAGTCGTTTGTGGCCGCGCTGAAGGAGAGATCAATCGTCAAGATATCCTTCAGCGAAACCTGCGAAAAGCGCGCGGAGCAGGTGGAGGCGGGCAGGCTCGAGGTGATCCATGTGGACCGCGTCGAGCTCATCGGGTACAGGGACTCGATCATCTACAAGTGTCCCCTGAAAGACGTTGACCGCGAAGCGCTGTACGGGCGCCTGACCGCCGACGGGTTCGACGTAACCCGGCGCAGCAGGAACATCACGTGAGGAATGCCATGGAGCCATTGCTGGAAGTTCGGGACCTCAATGTTCGCTTTCGCCTGTCCGGGGGCGACATCCTCGCGGTGCGCGACGTTTCCTTTTCACTGAACAAGGGGCGCACCCTGGGCTTCGTGGGCGAATCAGGGTGCGGCAAGTCCGTTACGGCCTATTCGATCCTGGGTCTGGTGCCGCCGCCGGGGGTGATCGATTCGGGAAGCATACG
It encodes:
- a CDS encoding DUF4381 domain-containing protein; translation: MKMKLLAIMMLAAITGLAGEVNAPKIRATVTPEKATVGTILVYKVTIAGKDLGGITIVPPEKREVFPEKKKAQAIPKKEGEEEAEEDPAQYVPLYVIHSIKKDDRSDKAMTDITVTMQISFYRPGAWQLPDVEIKGSDGIAIGYKTPSVTIGAVNEKGEFEEVEPPLALGGNWWRLVILILVLAVLGVVGFFAWRHIRKRIEERRTAPVIVPPIDIFLKEIEQFNGDRLIEDGRIEDFVFGISMIFRKYLSLQFHFDAAEMTTYEIEKKIKKVFPRNIHDAHAAQIMDGFNLWDLSKFAEFTPSPEHLRASLGKTVDVAKKISGAMSGDTTRV
- a CDS encoding BatD family protein, with the translated sequence MMKKGSLRNTGRIVLCAALALFAATGLRAAQLATEIDEPTVEVGDSTTLKVRLSGDAGDVKPLKYPSVPGLRIEYSGMERSFEYINGKSWSGVKLVFMVTALRKGHYRIPPFVFQRGGQRMESREVSLTVVAGGSAAAESGEESSAAGDIRSSVELSSGSAYVGQPIIMRYYIMTSGIRATVHRFNEHPETRGFAIKMIDDPAHDREGGQEGGYEKDHLVTFALIPAGSGAYRVGGGSATVSVEAPMRIRRNDFFGFNFPGMSRPQELPFDTKPVAVMALPAQGKPEKFQGDIGSFSIKAEYAPDTIKVYEEKKVTVTIEGNGNLVTMTKPFMEKEIPGLKVLIEDGESAIKLDGARLRGSKKFVFTLVPEKGGDFNAGRIKFSFFNPDGGRYETVETKEISFTAKGEGIKSGARYDTDTEDKKLDLNPLYFVLIVLAVAGTIVFVVFWERKRYRLVAHGADQGREEDTKQDAAPDVDHAAEALNAAERGDSEGFLKAAEKALDQARRGFAGPIPGETESAMDRIKEEIYGYKFGRGSIAVEDMKRIIEEIRKLKNA
- a CDS encoding VWA domain-containing protein is translated as MTQLEFKNPMLLLLLIPWALMLFWFLFRKLYNREAAVAISSEEVVRARQSIRARTYRFLPALRFAALLLLILALSRPGKGVHYSSVKNLGVDIMITMDVSLSMLAEDFQPKNRLTVSKQVIKDFVARRKTDRIGMVVFAGEAYLQCPLTLEHQMIQDIAGEVDFESVHVDGTAIGDAIALATARMMDSKAKSRVILLVTDGMNNRGSIDPETAAKAAAEMGIKIYPVGIGKKGETVPYPSGIPMMKQQIMVDIDEDSLKNIAEITGGKYFNATSSGVMWQNFKDIDRLEKSQVELKQYHEFYDRFQWLLFAAAALFLAEIILRSVVYRKVP
- a CDS encoding VWA domain-containing protein, whose amino-acid sequence is MHFGNYPYLIYIISISAVALGLFAFYIAWKRRAVRIMSRGVARRYLIRGSGRIAVAREALVALAIILFAFVTLRPQWGELVREVNNEGSDVLIALDVSPSMLAQDVNPSRLQRARDAVRFIVESLQGDRVGLILFSGDAFLQCPLTNDYGAFMMFLDAASPDSINLKGTDIGMALKQAYRVFTTKRITSRILVLITDGEDHEGTAEEAARLFRDMDVAIYTVGIGRSGGEVIPTPGSETSPDSYYRDGSGSLVKTKKDVSFLKRIAGLTRGSYIDISDSFSGLRFINEIITDQHRNKYGSRIIKEPREQYQVFAFILIIILSIELMLPERRSTGRAGFEGFREFAKTALGAVRRLLRRR
- a CDS encoding DUF58 domain-containing protein, which encodes MEAQELSLLKKIRLQPGKKINTLFMGEYHSAFKGHGLSFDSVREYQYGDDIRSIDWNVSARMRNLYVKQYIEERELSVVLMIDMSGSTEFGGGPRKRDLILEVASLFLNLAQINNDRVSACLFTDRIERYIKPKKGRKFILKVLDEILKCRPRSRRTDIGGAIDFIQRVLKKRSIIFIISDFLDRDESFILKMKLLGRKHDIIPVQVSDPMEKDIRFFGLTEFVDLETGKVFLSDAIPEKGRFPVLAEFNAISLSTAEPIEIPILRFFEKRNRTRLTRA
- the mazG gene encoding nucleoside triphosphate pyrophosphohydrolase, with amino-acid sequence MEFKEKRPLYQFAEIIAALRGENGCPWDKKQTHQSLRPYLIEEAYEALDAIESGDPAHIREELGDILLQIYLHAEIAREQNRFTIDDVAQSIIDKIILRHPHVFGDASVRDADHVADRWEQIKKKEKPHRESILDGVPKHLPALLKAHRVQQKVSRVGFDWERIEDVAAKLDEEVGELKAAIASSDKDRITDEAGDILFSMANLLRFMHINPEEALEKTTAKFIRRFRHIEKRAAEMEKNLEDMTIDEMERLWQEAKGRV
- a CDS encoding MoxR family ATPase; protein product: MDYAEIEKLTEKVKAENDFVAKIKEEIARVIVGQEALVDRILISYISGGHVLLEGLPGLAKTLAIRAFSRSIDTSFQRVQFTPDLLPADLIGTRIYNPKEMDFFTKKGPIFTNLLLADEINRAPAKVQSALLQAMEEKQVTIGEETYTLEKPFMVLATENPIEQEGTYPLPEAQLDRFFMKVLVDYPTHQEEKEILNRFSDIKVDNVKKVLAPEKIAKKAEIIEKIYIDDKLIDYIVTIVGETRKPSRKELKKYIEFGASPRASIALMKASRCIAFIRGRGFVTPDDIKEIGADVLRHRIILSYEAEADGKSADDVVKLLFDSVEVP
- a CDS encoding DUF559 domain-containing protein, with protein sequence MEIDGDIHKERKDYDKYRDDFMLSLGIKTLRFNNNEIIQNIEHVIDTINDELLKHR
- a CDS encoding tetratricopeptide repeat protein, with product MRYMKSSRIFLLIALACISIAWLDPYRDAVSSGNEEYGQKKYNNAKRYYEKAEQYAPGEDEKKKLSFNTGDADYMLEDYDGAISGFQRAIQSDDRDVQKKAFLNTGNAYLKQKNYREAIQAYMNALKIDPNYGKAKKNIEYVLKQMDNKNKQDKNKDNKDNKDNRNKDRQNKDKPGQDKKNQNNEKNRQQQKRDRQGGGQMNREQVQNILRSLEKSPVRRQKGGSNDEKRKLEKYW